The following are encoded in a window of Pyrenophora tritici-repentis strain M4 chromosome 6, whole genome shotgun sequence genomic DNA:
- a CDS encoding SrmB, Superfamily II DNA and RNA helicase, with amino-acid sequence MRKGMQVVKESDSANDDVVGSASENEDDESSSDEEEQAEPKKKQAGRRAELVKAAILVATPLAILNALKRRDGTVANLPSVSQLVLDEADVLLDPLFRDQTLALWNACSNPKLRIGLCPANSWASGNSSTQQPYPPALHNPHSAPLSSSLHKPSPAPSPCTPNSSTTSPPEAGGSTRIAVLHADLSSSARDTIMTRFRKGEIWVLITTDLLARGVDFRGLNGVVNYDVPASAAAYVHRVGRTGRAGREGGVAVTFYTEEDIPYIRLVANVIKASEKLRGNGGTEGEGSVKQWMLDALPVPSKRDKQTLKRRGVEARRKGKEGGRISSKSGYDRKIENMRRGKMEKVRREKSGAGGGKKKDEKDEGSTGAGGEESGFEGFE; translated from the exons ATGAGAAAGGGCATGCAAGTGGTGAAAGAGTCAGATAGTGCGAACGATGATGTAGTAGGGTCTGCATCCGAGAATGAGGATGATGAATCTAGCTCCGATGAAGAGGAACAGGCAGAACCGAAGAAAAAGCAGGCAGGTCGACGAGCAGAGCTTGTAAAAGCCGCCATCCTCGTAGCAACGCCTCTCGCCATACTCAACGCTCTAAAGCGCAGAGATGGCACCGTCGCGAACCTTCCCAGCGTGTCCCAACTCGTCCTTGACGAAGCCGACGTCCTCCTCGACCCTCTATTCCGCGACCAGACTCTCGCTCTCTGGAACGCATGCAGCAACCCCAAACTACGCATCGGCCTCTG CCCGGCAAACTCCTGGGCCTCCGGCAACTCCTCCACCCAACAGCCGTATCCACCAGCTCTACACAACCCACACTCCGCCCCCCTTTCCTCGTCTTTACACAAACCATCCCCCGCGCCATCGCCCTGCACTCCGAACTCCTCTACGACATCCCCCCCCGAAGCCGGCGGCAGCACCCGCATCGCCGTGCTTCACGCCGACCTCTCGTCCTCCGCCCGCGACACGATAATGACGCGTTTCCGCAAAGGCGAAATCTGGGTCCTCATCACCACGGACCTACTCGCCCGCGGCGTAGATTTCCGCGGCTTAAACGGCGTGGTGAATTACGACGTCCCTGCTTCCGCGGCCGCGTACGTGCATCGTGTAGGTCGGACGGGGCGAGCGGGACGGGAAGGTGGCGTTGCGGTTACGTTTTACACAGAAGAAGATATCCCGTATATTCGGCTTGTGGCGAATGTTATCAAGGCGTCAGAGAAGCTGAGAGGTAACGGGGGTACAGAGGGCGAGGGGAGCGTGAAACAGTGGATGCTGGATGCGTTGCCGGTGCCTAGTAAGAGGGATAAGCAGACGCTGAAGAGGAGGGGCGTTGAGGCGAGACGGAAGGGGAAGGAGGGGGGTAGGATTAGTAGTAAGAGTGGGTATGATAGGAAGATTGAGAATATGAGGAGGGGGAAGATGGAGAAGGTAAGGAGGGAGAAGAGTGGTGCTGGTGGggggaagaagaaggatGAGAAGGATGAGGGTAGTACTGGTGCTGGTGGCGAGGAGAGCGGGTTTGAAGGGTTTGAGTAG